In Geobacillus kaustophilus, a genomic segment contains:
- the rlmN gene encoding 23S rRNA (adenine(2503)-C(2))-methyltransferase RlmN, whose translation MEMVRPAARRSVGETQPPLPSIYSLTLDELKEWLVAQGEKPFRATQIYEWLYKNRVTDFADMTNLPKRLREQLASSFSITTLKTVVKQTSKDGTIKFLFELHDGYSIETVLMRHHYGNSVCVTTQVGCRIGCTFCASTLGGLKRHLEAGEIVAQVVQVQKALDDTNERVSSIVVMGIGEPFDNYDALIKFLRIVNHPKGLNIGARHITVSTSGIIPKIYQFADEGMQINFAISLHAPTNELRTKLMPINKAYPLPKLMEAVRYYIEKTGRRVTFEYGLFGGVNDQLEHAEQLAELIKGLKCHVNLIPVNYVPERNYVRTPRSQIFAFERALKKQGINVTIRREHGHDIDAACGQLRAKERKEETR comes from the coding sequence ATGGAAATGGTTCGTCCGGCTGCCCGCCGCTCTGTCGGCGAAACGCAGCCTCCGTTGCCATCGATTTATTCGCTCACGCTAGACGAATTGAAGGAATGGCTTGTCGCTCAAGGCGAAAAGCCGTTTCGGGCCACGCAAATTTACGAGTGGCTGTATAAAAACCGCGTCACCGATTTTGCCGATATGACGAATTTGCCGAAGCGGCTGCGCGAACAGCTAGCGTCATCGTTTTCGATCACGACGTTGAAAACCGTGGTCAAACAAACGTCTAAAGACGGAACGATCAAATTTTTGTTTGAGCTCCATGACGGCTATTCGATCGAGACGGTGCTCATGCGCCATCACTACGGCAATTCGGTGTGCGTCACGACGCAAGTCGGCTGCCGCATCGGCTGCACGTTTTGCGCTTCGACGCTCGGCGGATTGAAGCGCCATTTGGAGGCGGGCGAGATCGTCGCCCAAGTCGTGCAAGTGCAAAAAGCGCTCGATGACACGAATGAGCGCGTCAGCAGCATCGTCGTCATGGGCATCGGCGAGCCGTTTGACAACTACGATGCGCTTATCAAGTTTTTGCGCATCGTCAATCACCCAAAAGGGTTGAACATTGGCGCCCGCCATATCACCGTTTCGACGAGCGGCATCATCCCAAAAATTTACCAATTTGCCGATGAAGGAATGCAAATCAACTTCGCCATTTCGTTGCATGCCCCGACGAATGAGCTGCGGACGAAACTCATGCCGATCAATAAAGCGTACCCGCTGCCCAAGTTGATGGAGGCAGTTCGGTATTACATTGAAAAAACCGGCCGGCGCGTGACGTTTGAATACGGATTGTTCGGCGGGGTGAACGACCAGCTTGAGCACGCCGAGCAGTTGGCCGAGCTGATTAAAGGGCTGAAATGCCATGTGAATTTGATTCCGGTCAACTACGTGCCGGAGCGCAACTATGTGCGCACGCCGCGCAGCCAAATTTTCGCCTTTGAACGGGCGTTGAAAAAACAAGGAATCAATGTCACCATTCGCCGCGAACATGGACACGACATCGATGCCGCCTGCGGACAACTTCGCGCGAAGGAGCGAAAAGAGGAGACGAGGTGA
- the coaBC gene encoding bifunctional phosphopantothenoylcysteine decarboxylase/phosphopantothenate--cysteine ligase CoaBC — protein MIKGKHILLCVTGGVAAYKAAALTSQLTQHGAEVKVIMTEGACQFITPLTFQALSRQEVYVDTFAENNPAVIAHIDLADWADLVLVAPATANTMAKLAAGIADNMVTTTILATKAPVWIAPAMNVHMYEHPAVQANIERLYQFGYRFIEPSEGYLACGYIGKGRLEEPEKIIAHIERFFAGDPPLFRGKRVLVTAGPTRERLDPVRYFSNYSSGKMGYAIAEAAARFGASVTLVSGPTALSSPDGVETVAVESATEMYEAVLSRFAEMDIVIKAAAVADYRPKYVAASKIKKQPGSYVVEMERTVDILKALGERKTRQILVGFAAETDNLEQYALKKLEEKRLDMVVANNVTEEGAGFAGDTNIVTIFRRDGVVRPLPLMTKCEAAEEILKEIHAYIEAIR, from the coding sequence ATGATCAAGGGAAAACACATTTTGCTTTGTGTGACCGGGGGGGTGGCGGCGTACAAGGCGGCGGCGCTCACCAGCCAGTTGACCCAGCACGGCGCTGAAGTAAAAGTGATCATGACAGAAGGGGCGTGCCAGTTCATTACACCGCTCACGTTTCAAGCATTGTCGCGCCAGGAAGTGTATGTCGATACGTTTGCGGAAAACAACCCGGCCGTCATCGCTCACATCGATTTGGCGGACTGGGCCGATCTTGTTCTCGTCGCGCCGGCGACGGCCAATACGATGGCAAAGCTGGCCGCCGGCATCGCGGACAATATGGTGACGACGACGATTTTAGCGACGAAAGCGCCCGTCTGGATTGCTCCGGCGATGAACGTCCATATGTACGAACATCCGGCTGTCCAAGCGAACATTGAACGCCTGTACCAGTTCGGCTATCGATTCATCGAACCGTCGGAAGGCTATTTGGCGTGCGGCTACATCGGCAAAGGACGGCTCGAGGAGCCGGAGAAAATCATCGCCCATATCGAGCGCTTTTTTGCCGGTGATCCGCCGCTGTTTCGCGGGAAGCGTGTGCTTGTCACCGCTGGGCCGACGCGGGAGCGGCTTGATCCGGTGCGCTATTTCTCCAACTATTCGAGCGGCAAAATGGGCTACGCCATCGCCGAAGCGGCGGCCCGCTTCGGCGCTTCGGTGACGCTCGTCTCCGGACCGACGGCGCTTTCTTCGCCCGATGGCGTCGAGACGGTGGCGGTCGAATCGGCGACGGAGATGTACGAGGCGGTCTTGTCCCGCTTTGCCGAAATGGACATCGTCATCAAAGCGGCGGCGGTCGCTGATTATCGGCCGAAATATGTCGCGGCTTCCAAAATTAAAAAGCAGCCAGGCAGTTATGTCGTCGAGATGGAGCGGACGGTGGACATCTTGAAAGCGCTTGGCGAGCGGAAAACGAGACAGATTTTGGTTGGATTTGCCGCTGAGACGGACAACCTTGAACAGTATGCGTTAAAAAAGCTTGAGGAGAAGCGGCTTGATATGGTCGTCGCCAACAATGTGACCGAAGAAGGGGCAGGGTTTGCTGGCGATACGAACATCGTCACCATCTTCCGCCGCGACGGCGTCGTCCGTCCGCTGCCGCTCATGACGAAATGCGAGGCGGCCGAGGAAATTTTAAAAGAAATTCACGCGTATATCGAGGCGATTCGATGA
- a CDS encoding YicC/YloC family endoribonuclease: protein MVYSMTGFGASVKKTDRLMVAVEMKSVNHRFCEISIRLPRQWLVFEDKIKKAISPYVRRGKVEVFVTIAGEGLVKRNVHIDWNLLGQYWAGLQEAAKRFSIDGGVTAAELLRLEGAVEVVEEEGANEEVEPLLLDAVDEAAKALAAMRRREGEALAEDLRARLREVEAGAAIIEQRAPLVVEQYRERLERRLREWAPAPVDEARLLTEVAVFAEKADIHEELKRIRSHLAQMADALEMDEPVGRKLDFLVQELNREVNTIGAKANDSLIAAQVVEMKSVLEKMREQVQNVE, encoded by the coding sequence ATGGTTTACAGCATGACCGGCTTCGGCGCAAGCGTGAAAAAAACGGATCGTTTGATGGTGGCGGTGGAAATGAAATCGGTCAACCACCGGTTTTGCGAAATTTCCATTCGCCTCCCTAGACAATGGCTCGTGTTTGAGGATAAAATAAAAAAAGCAATTTCACCGTACGTGCGGCGCGGAAAAGTGGAAGTGTTCGTCACGATCGCCGGTGAAGGGCTTGTGAAACGGAACGTACATATTGATTGGAATTTGCTCGGCCAATATTGGGCCGGATTGCAGGAAGCGGCAAAGCGATTTTCCATTGACGGCGGCGTGACGGCGGCCGAGCTGCTTCGGCTTGAAGGGGCGGTCGAGGTCGTCGAAGAAGAAGGCGCGAATGAAGAAGTAGAGCCGCTGCTTTTAGATGCCGTCGATGAGGCGGCAAAAGCGCTGGCCGCTATGCGCCGGCGAGAAGGAGAGGCGCTCGCTGAAGATTTGCGCGCCCGCCTTCGGGAGGTGGAGGCCGGCGCTGCCATCATTGAGCAGCGGGCGCCGCTCGTCGTCGAGCAATACCGTGAGCGGCTTGAACGCCGCCTGCGCGAATGGGCGCCCGCTCCGGTTGATGAAGCGCGCCTGCTTACGGAAGTGGCGGTGTTTGCCGAAAAGGCGGACATTCACGAGGAATTGAAACGCATCCGCAGCCATTTGGCGCAAATGGCAGATGCTTTAGAAATGGACGAACCGGTTGGGCGGAAGCTCGACTTTTTGGTGCAAGAGTTGAACCGGGAAGTCAACACGATCGGCGCCAAGGCAAACGACAGCCTGATTGCCGCGCAAGTCGTGGAGATGAAAAGCGTGCTTGAGAAAATGCGCGAGCAAGTGCAAAACGTGGAATAA
- a CDS encoding Stp1/IreP family PP2C-type Ser/Thr phosphatase has product MRAVFRTDIGQIREHNEDSGGVFVNQSGQYLAIVADGMGGHRAGDVASSMAVAYLQERWENESGLASPTEAEQWLQTHIAAANEQLFRHARSHPECEGMGTTVVAAVCAHSFATVAHIGDSRCYVLNKSGIQQLTDDHSLVNELVKSGQLSKEAAEHHPRKNVLLRALGTEPAVKIDVKTVALDEGDMLLLCSDGLSNKVPEADMMHILTGAGTLEEKAEALIQLANGRGGEDNISLAVIDVSAEREGG; this is encoded by the coding sequence ATGCGAGCGGTTTTCCGAACTGACATCGGCCAAATTCGCGAACATAACGAAGACAGCGGCGGCGTATTTGTCAATCAAAGCGGCCAATATTTGGCCATTGTCGCCGACGGGATGGGCGGCCATCGCGCCGGCGACGTGGCGAGCTCCATGGCGGTGGCGTATTTGCAGGAGCGATGGGAGAACGAGAGTGGGCTTGCTTCGCCGACTGAGGCGGAGCAATGGCTTCAAACGCATATTGCCGCGGCGAACGAACAATTGTTTCGCCATGCCCGTTCCCACCCGGAATGTGAAGGAATGGGGACGACGGTCGTCGCCGCTGTTTGCGCTCATTCGTTTGCGACGGTTGCCCATATCGGCGACAGTCGCTGCTACGTGCTCAACAAAAGTGGAATTCAGCAGCTGACCGACGACCATTCGTTGGTCAATGAGCTCGTCAAAAGCGGGCAGCTTTCGAAAGAAGCGGCTGAACATCATCCGCGCAAAAACGTACTGTTGCGGGCGCTCGGCACGGAACCGGCGGTGAAAATCGACGTGAAAACAGTGGCGCTCGACGAGGGCGACATGTTGTTGTTATGTTCGGACGGGTTGTCCAATAAAGTGCCGGAAGCGGACATGATGCATATTTTGACGGGTGCCGGCACGCTGGAAGAGAAGGCGGAGGCGCTTATCCAGCTCGCCAACGGGCGGGGCGGGGAAGACAACATTTCGCTGGCGGTTATCGATGTTTCAGCGGAACGTGAAGGTGGGTGA
- the rpoZ gene encoding DNA-directed RNA polymerase subunit omega, with protein MLYPSIDLLMQKVDSKYKLVTVVAKRARELQDGAELMVKKPVSKKFVGQALEEIAGDKVELVEEEK; from the coding sequence ATGCTGTATCCTTCCATCGATTTGCTGATGCAAAAAGTCGATTCGAAATACAAGCTCGTCACGGTGGTGGCCAAACGGGCGCGCGAGCTGCAGGACGGTGCGGAGCTGATGGTGAAAAAGCCGGTGTCGAAAAAATTTGTCGGCCAGGCGCTCGAGGAAATCGCTGGTGACAAGGTCGAATTAGTGGAGGAGGAAAAATAA
- the rsmB gene encoding 16S rRNA (cytosine(967)-C(5))-methyltransferase RsmB: MNVRELALDTLLAIEQKGAYSHLQLNEAIQKGRLDGRDAALLTEIVYGTVQRRDTLDYYLAPFLRKARRLEPWVRVLLRLTLYQMVYLDRVPDRAAVFEAVEIAKRRGHRGIASLVNGVLRSIGREGLPSIEAVGDVGKRLALATSHPEWLVRRWIQQYGYEEAARMCETNLRPPQSTARVNRLRATVDEALARLRGEGVEASRGRIAPEAIRAEKGNLAHTETFRAGWLTIQDESSMLVARALAPAPGERVLDCCAAPGGKTTHIAERMDGRGEIVAVDIHEHKVMLIEQQAKRLGLDNVATLPLDSRRLGERFAPESFDRVLVDAPCTGFGVIRRKPEIKYTKGKEDVAALVEVQQAILRAAAPLLKKGGTLVYSTCTVEREENEEAIARFLADHPDFFLDASLAERMPEPVRPHVKGGMLQLLPHHFDSDGFFIARLRKKV, encoded by the coding sequence ATGAACGTACGTGAACTTGCTTTAGATACGCTGTTGGCTATTGAACAAAAAGGAGCGTACAGTCATTTGCAATTAAACGAAGCCATTCAAAAAGGACGCCTTGACGGGCGCGATGCGGCGCTGTTGACCGAGATTGTCTACGGCACGGTGCAACGGCGCGACACGCTCGATTATTATTTGGCGCCGTTTTTGCGCAAGGCGCGCCGGCTTGAGCCGTGGGTGCGCGTGCTTCTTCGGTTGACGCTTTATCAAATGGTGTATTTGGATCGTGTTCCCGACCGTGCCGCCGTCTTTGAAGCGGTTGAAATCGCCAAACGGCGCGGCCATCGCGGCATCGCGTCGCTCGTAAACGGCGTATTGCGCTCGATCGGCCGCGAGGGGCTGCCGTCGATCGAGGCTGTTGGTGACGTTGGCAAGCGGCTCGCCCTTGCCACCAGCCATCCCGAGTGGCTCGTTCGGCGCTGGATCCAGCAATATGGTTATGAAGAAGCGGCGCGCATGTGCGAGACGAATTTGCGCCCTCCGCAATCAACGGCCCGCGTCAACCGGCTGCGTGCGACTGTCGACGAGGCGCTTGCGCGGTTGCGCGGCGAAGGGGTGGAGGCCAGCCGCGGTCGTATCGCGCCCGAGGCCATTCGCGCGGAAAAAGGGAATTTGGCTCATACGGAGACGTTTCGCGCCGGTTGGCTGACGATTCAAGACGAAAGCTCGATGCTTGTCGCCCGAGCGCTCGCCCCAGCCCCTGGCGAGCGAGTGCTTGACTGCTGCGCGGCGCCGGGCGGAAAAACGACCCATATCGCTGAGCGGATGGACGGGCGCGGCGAGATCGTTGCTGTTGATATCCACGAACATAAGGTAATGCTGATCGAACAGCAGGCTAAGCGGCTCGGGCTTGACAACGTTGCGACGCTCCCCCTTGACAGCCGCCGGCTCGGCGAGCGGTTTGCCCCGGAATCGTTTGACCGCGTTTTGGTCGATGCGCCGTGCACGGGATTCGGCGTCATTCGCCGCAAACCGGAGATCAAATACACGAAGGGGAAAGAGGATGTCGCGGCGCTCGTTGAGGTGCAGCAAGCCATTTTGCGGGCGGCCGCTCCGCTTTTGAAAAAAGGCGGCACGCTTGTCTACAGCACATGCACCGTGGAGCGCGAGGAAAACGAAGAGGCCATCGCCCGCTTTTTAGCGGATCATCCGGACTTTTTCCTCGACGCCAGCCTTGCCGAGCGGATGCCGGAACCGGTGCGGCCGCATGTGAAAGGCGGCATGCTTCAGCTGCTGCCGCATCATTTTGACTCTGACGGGTTTTTTATCGCCCGACTGCGAAAGAAGGTGTAA
- the def gene encoding peptide deformylase, giving the protein MSVLPIVTYPDPILEQPCAPVTAFDRRLGRLLDDMYETMLAADGVGLAAPQIGVAEQIAVIDVGDEHGRIELINPVIIEARGEQVDVEGCLSFPGLFGEVPRAKYVKVRAQNRRGRPFTLSATGFLARALQHEIDHLRGVLFTSKVVRYCDLEELEG; this is encoded by the coding sequence TTGTCTGTTTTGCCGATTGTCACTTATCCTGATCCGATTTTGGAGCAGCCGTGCGCGCCAGTGACGGCGTTTGACCGTCGGCTCGGGCGGCTGCTTGACGATATGTATGAAACGATGCTTGCCGCTGACGGGGTGGGCCTAGCCGCCCCGCAAATCGGCGTTGCCGAACAGATCGCCGTCATCGATGTCGGTGATGAACACGGTCGGATCGAGCTCATCAACCCGGTCATTATCGAGGCGCGCGGCGAACAAGTGGATGTTGAAGGCTGTTTGAGCTTTCCCGGTTTATTTGGCGAAGTGCCGCGCGCCAAGTATGTGAAAGTGCGGGCGCAAAACCGGCGCGGCCGCCCGTTTACGCTTTCCGCGACCGGTTTTTTGGCGCGCGCCCTGCAGCATGAAATTGACCATTTGCGCGGCGTTTTGTTTACTTCGAAAGTGGTTCGATATTGCGATCTTGAAGAACTGGAAGGATAG
- the remA gene encoding extracellular matrix/biofilm regulator RemA codes for MAGGRVMVKFINIGYGNMVSAARIITIVSPDSAPIKRIIQDARESGKLVDATHGRRTRAVIIMDSDHVILSSVQPETVANRLYGSDDFSEEGQGLGR; via the coding sequence ATGGCAGGTGGGCGTGTCATGGTGAAATTCATCAATATCGGGTACGGAAACATGGTGTCGGCCGCCCGCATCATTACGATTGTCAGCCCTGATTCGGCGCCGATCAAACGAATCATTCAAGATGCGCGCGAAAGCGGCAAGCTCGTTGATGCGACGCACGGGCGGAGGACGCGCGCCGTCATCATCATGGACAGCGATCACGTCATTTTGTCGTCCGTGCAGCCGGAAACGGTGGCGAACCGCTTATATGGGAGCGACGATTTCTCCGAGGAAGGGCAGGGTTTGGGACGTTGA
- the priA gene encoding primosomal protein N' — translation MKVASVIVDVPSRQTDRPFDYWIPERWRGVIQPGMRVTVPFGARRLQGFVVDVKDHSDIKQLKPIEHVLDVVPVLNEELLDLGRHLMETTLCFAISAYQAMLPAAMRAKYEKTLRLTDEEKREMLPDEVKPLFAGRTEAAWKEVEAAGLWRAAQKAVQQGVLEAVYKVKEKAGKKTVKHAAIAIPSEQAKQELGSLPTRQKEVLSFLLEKGQAASVAELQAVLGVSSAPLKALVDKGFVVLNDVEVYRDPYEHRTFQPSEPPVLTRAQEAALAKIAASVRAGEHRTFLLYGVTGSGKTEVYMQAIDEALRQGKEAIVLVPEISLTPQMVERFKSRFGSKVAVLHSGLSVGEKYDEWRKIHRKEVQLVVGARSAVFAPFENLGMIIIDEEHETSYKQEEMPRYHARDVAIYRARRHSCPVVLGSATPSLETFARAAKGVYELLELPERISDRGLPDVHVVDMREELRSGNRSMFSRRLLDELRRRLERGEQAVLLLNRRGYSTFVMCRSCGYVIRCPHCDISLTYHRAGERMKCHYCGHEEPLVPRCPSCGSEHIRFFGTGTQKVEEELTRLLPKARVIRMDVDTTGRKGAHEELLSRFAAKEADILLGTQMIAKGLDFPNVTLVGVLAADTMLHLPDFRAAEKTFQLLTQVSGRAGRHELPGEVIIQTYTPDHYSIELAARHDYRAFYQREMVLRKAHGYPPYYYLTLITAAHEEAPAAAKAAEKIAAYLRKHLSHEAAVLGPVASPIARLHDRYRYQCMIKYKREPNLTAVLKAVIDRYQADAAHGGVMVTIDTNPYMMM, via the coding sequence ATGAAAGTCGCATCTGTGATTGTCGATGTCCCGTCTCGGCAGACGGACCGCCCGTTCGATTATTGGATTCCGGAGCGCTGGCGAGGCGTCATCCAGCCGGGCATGCGGGTGACGGTGCCGTTCGGGGCGCGGCGTTTGCAAGGGTTTGTCGTTGATGTGAAAGACCATTCCGACATCAAACAACTGAAACCGATTGAGCATGTGCTTGATGTCGTGCCGGTGTTAAACGAAGAGCTGCTTGATCTTGGCCGTCATTTGATGGAAACGACGCTTTGTTTTGCCATTTCGGCGTACCAGGCGATGCTGCCGGCGGCGATGCGGGCGAAATATGAAAAAACGCTCCGCTTGACGGATGAAGAGAAGAGAGAGATGCTGCCGGATGAGGTAAAGCCGCTGTTTGCCGGGCGGACGGAAGCCGCTTGGAAAGAGGTTGAGGCGGCCGGTTTATGGCGGGCGGCGCAAAAAGCGGTGCAGCAAGGAGTGCTTGAGGCGGTCTACAAGGTGAAAGAAAAAGCGGGCAAGAAAACGGTGAAGCACGCCGCTATTGCCATTCCATCGGAACAGGCGAAACAGGAGCTCGGGTCGTTGCCGACAAGGCAAAAAGAGGTGCTTTCATTTTTGCTTGAAAAAGGGCAGGCGGCGTCGGTTGCCGAACTGCAAGCGGTGCTTGGCGTCTCCTCAGCGCCGCTGAAAGCGCTCGTCGATAAAGGATTTGTGGTGCTGAACGATGTCGAGGTGTACCGCGACCCATACGAGCACCGCACGTTTCAGCCGAGTGAGCCGCCGGTGCTCACCCGAGCGCAAGAGGCGGCGTTGGCTAAGATCGCCGCTTCGGTGCGCGCCGGGGAGCATCGCACGTTTTTGCTGTATGGCGTCACCGGCAGCGGGAAGACGGAAGTGTATATGCAGGCGATTGATGAAGCGTTGCGCCAAGGGAAAGAGGCGATCGTTCTCGTGCCGGAAATTTCGCTGACGCCGCAAATGGTTGAGCGCTTCAAAAGCCGGTTCGGCTCGAAAGTAGCGGTGCTTCACAGCGGGCTGTCGGTCGGCGAAAAATATGACGAATGGCGGAAAATTCACCGGAAAGAAGTGCAGCTTGTCGTCGGTGCGCGTTCGGCGGTGTTTGCTCCATTTGAAAACTTAGGGATGATCATCATCGATGAGGAGCATGAGACGAGCTACAAGCAAGAAGAAATGCCGCGCTATCATGCGCGCGATGTCGCCATTTACCGCGCTCGCCGCCACAGCTGCCCGGTCGTGCTTGGCAGCGCCACGCCGTCGCTCGAGACGTTCGCCCGCGCCGCCAAAGGGGTGTACGAGCTGCTCGAGCTGCCGGAGCGCATCAGCGACCGAGGCCTGCCGGACGTTCATGTCGTCGATATGCGCGAGGAGCTGCGAAGCGGCAACCGTTCGATGTTTTCGCGCCGATTGCTTGACGAATTGCGCCGCCGGCTTGAGCGCGGCGAGCAGGCTGTGTTGCTGTTGAACCGACGCGGTTATTCGACGTTTGTCATGTGCCGCAGCTGCGGCTATGTCATCCGCTGTCCGCACTGCGACATTTCGCTGACGTACCATCGCGCCGGCGAGCGGATGAAATGCCATTATTGCGGGCATGAAGAGCCGCTTGTCCCTCGCTGTCCGTCGTGCGGAAGCGAACATATCCGTTTTTTCGGGACAGGAACGCAAAAAGTGGAAGAAGAACTGACGAGGTTGCTGCCGAAAGCGCGCGTCATCCGCATGGATGTCGACACGACCGGCCGCAAAGGGGCGCATGAAGAGCTGCTTTCCCGTTTTGCCGCCAAGGAAGCCGATATTTTGCTCGGCACGCAAATGATCGCCAAAGGACTTGATTTTCCGAACGTCACGCTTGTTGGTGTGCTGGCGGCCGACACGATGCTTCATTTGCCCGATTTCCGCGCCGCGGAAAAAACGTTTCAGCTGTTGACGCAAGTGAGTGGGCGCGCCGGACGGCATGAGCTGCCCGGCGAAGTGATCATTCAGACTTATACGCCTGACCACTACAGCATTGAACTGGCCGCCCGCCACGACTACCGCGCCTTTTACCAGCGGGAGATGGTGCTGCGCAAAGCGCACGGTTATCCTCCGTACTATTATTTGACGCTCATTACCGCCGCCCACGAAGAGGCGCCGGCTGCGGCCAAAGCGGCGGAGAAAATCGCCGCCTATTTGCGCAAGCATCTGTCGCACGAAGCGGCCGTTCTTGGCCCGGTCGCCTCGCCAATCGCCCGTCTTCACGATAGATATCGCTACCAATGCATGATAAAATACAAACGGGAGCCGAATTTGACCGCGGTGCTCAAGGCGGTCATCGACCGCTACCAAGCCGATGCCGCCCATGGCGGTGTGATGGTCACCATTGATACAAACCCATATATGATGATGTGA
- the gmk gene encoding guanylate kinase produces the protein MKNERGLLIVMSGPSGVGKGTVRKALFSQPDINLHYSVSVTTRKPREGEVEGVDYFFRTREQFEQMIRENKLLEWAEYVGNYYGTPIDYVEKTLAEGKDVFLEIEVQGAMKVRRAFPEALFIFLAPPSLKELEKRIVGRGTESKELIENRLRAAKEELEMMDEYDYVVENDEVELACERIKAIVIAEHCRRERVAERYKRMLGVE, from the coding sequence TTGAAGAACGAACGTGGGTTGTTGATTGTCATGTCGGGTCCGTCTGGGGTTGGCAAAGGGACGGTGCGCAAGGCGCTGTTTTCACAGCCGGACATCAATCTTCATTATTCGGTGTCGGTCACGACGCGCAAGCCGCGCGAAGGCGAAGTGGAAGGCGTCGACTACTTCTTCCGCACGCGCGAGCAGTTTGAACAAATGATCCGCGAAAACAAGCTGCTCGAATGGGCCGAGTATGTCGGCAACTATTACGGGACGCCGATTGATTATGTGGAAAAAACGCTCGCCGAAGGGAAAGACGTGTTTTTGGAAATCGAAGTGCAAGGAGCGATGAAAGTGCGGCGGGCGTTTCCAGAGGCGCTCTTCATTTTCTTGGCCCCGCCAAGCCTGAAGGAGCTCGAGAAGCGGATCGTCGGGCGCGGCACTGAGTCGAAAGAGCTGATTGAAAACCGGCTGCGGGCGGCGAAAGAGGAGCTTGAAATGATGGACGAGTACGACTATGTCGTGGAAAATGATGAAGTGGAGCTCGCCTGCGAGCGGATCAAGGCGATCGTCATCGCCGAACATTGCCGGCGCGAACGCGTCGCCGAGCGGTATAAACGGATGTTGGGGGTGGAATGA
- the fmt gene encoding methionyl-tRNA formyltransferase, which produces MTNIVFMGTPDFAVPILRQLLHDGYRVAAVVTQPDKPKGRKRELVPPPVKVEAERHGIPVLQPTKIREPEQYEQVLAFAPDLIVTAAFGQILPKALLEAPKYGCINVHASLLPELRGGAPIHYAIWQGKTKTGVTIMYMVERLDAGDMLAQVEVPIEETDTVGTLHDKLSAAGAKLLSETLPLLLEGRLTPIPQEEEKATYAPNIRREQERIDWTQPGEAIYNHIRAFHPWPVTYTTHEGNIWKIWWGEKVPAPRSAPPGTILALEENGIVVATGNETAIRITELQPAGKKRMAAGEFLRGAGSRLAVGMKLGEDHERT; this is translated from the coding sequence ATGACGAACATTGTGTTTATGGGAACGCCTGACTTTGCTGTGCCGATTTTGCGCCAGCTTCTTCATGACGGCTACCGCGTGGCAGCGGTCGTCACCCAGCCGGATAAGCCGAAAGGGCGAAAGCGCGAGCTTGTCCCACCTCCAGTGAAAGTGGAGGCGGAGCGCCACGGCATCCCGGTGCTGCAGCCGACGAAAATTCGCGAGCCGGAGCAATATGAACAAGTGCTGGCGTTTGCGCCCGATTTGATTGTCACGGCGGCGTTCGGGCAAATTTTGCCGAAAGCGCTGCTTGAGGCGCCGAAATACGGATGCATCAACGTCCACGCCTCGCTTCTGCCCGAGCTGCGCGGCGGGGCGCCGATCCATTACGCCATTTGGCAAGGGAAAACGAAAACAGGCGTCACGATCATGTATATGGTGGAGCGATTGGACGCCGGCGACATGCTGGCGCAGGTCGAAGTGCCGATTGAAGAGACGGATACGGTCGGCACCCTCCATGATAAATTGAGCGCCGCCGGGGCTAAACTATTGTCGGAGACCCTTCCACTGCTGTTGGAAGGCCGTCTCACCCCCATCCCTCAAGAGGAGGAGAAGGCGACGTACGCGCCGAACATTCGCCGCGAGCAGGAGCGGATCGATTGGACGCAGCCCGGCGAAGCCATTTACAATCATATCCGCGCCTTCCATCCGTGGCCGGTGACGTATACCACACACGAGGGGAATATTTGGAAAATTTGGTGGGGCGAAAAAGTGCCGGCGCCCCGTTCGGCGCCGCCGGGCACGATTTTGGCGCTTGAGGAAAACGGCATTGTTGTTGCCACCGGCAATGAGACAGCCATTCGCATCACCGAACTGCAGCCGGCCGGCAAAAAGCGGATGGCGGCGGGTGAATTTTTGCGCGGCGCCGGCAGCCGGCTGGCGGTCGGCATGAAGCTAGGAGAGGATCATGAACGTACGTGA